The following proteins come from a genomic window of Oncorhynchus masou masou isolate Uvic2021 unplaced genomic scaffold, UVic_Omas_1.1 unplaced_scaffold_3033, whole genome shotgun sequence:
- the LOC135534115 gene encoding T-cell ecto-ADP-ribosyltransferase 1-like isoform X1, translated as MLCYGDKRKSVCVCVCVCVCVCVCVCVCVCVCVCVCVCVCVCVCVLECELYLSVQTDITVHIQYSCWISCYLCSGWTPALTTQSAAVIPNRFEVNNNFCNMGGGYLLIDDVTSTEKKTNRIFVLMLILCLHFGLVKQNKMFPLDMAPDSVDDKYDGCRDEAFKRVDDDYLPHEKNTTTNFRRAWDMAEKHASIPTDGLQKVHSVSMYLYTNNKPQPPSESIYIDFNKAVRQGSYGYGTSFQYHSLHFYLTDAMQILKQSQTTCWTTYLRTNVTFDQDVVNKEMRFGYFASSSLHKTLYDFGDTSCFEINTCFGVNLTYYSAYANEGEVLIPPYEVFKVTNIQTKSAVSNLWCKVVYTLKSTGKWKSDLNCKAIDTGYCYMKLLTVFIVTIVFIYLQQ; from the exons ATGTTATGTTATGGAGACaaaagaaagagtgtgtgtgtgtgtgtgtgtgtgtgtgtgtgtgtgtgtgtgtgtgtgtgtgtgtgtgtgtgtgtgtgtgtgtgtgtgtgtgtgtgtgtgtgtgtgtgtgtgtgtgtgttagagtgtgagcTGTATTTATCTGTGCAAACAGACATcactgtacatatacagtatagtTGTTGGATTAGTTGCTACCTCTGCAGTGGCTGGACTCCAGCTTTAACTACACAGTCAGCCGCTGTGATACCAAACAG ATTTGAGGTCAACAACAACTTCTGCAACATGGGTGGTGGATATCTCTTAATTGATG ATGTGACGAGCACTGAGAAGAAGACAAACAGAATCTTTGTCTTGATGTTGATTCTCTGTCTTCACTTTGGACTGGTGAAACAG AACAAGATGTTCCCACTGGACATGGCACCTGATTCAGTTGATGACAAATACGATGGCTGCAGAGACGAAGCCTTCAAGAGGGTGGATGACGACTACCTCCCACATGAGAAAAACACCACCACTAACTTCAGAAGAGCCTGGGACATGGCAGAGAAACATGCATCCATTCCAACAGATGGTCTGCAGAAAGTGCATTCCGTCTCTATGTATTTGTACACAAATAACAAACCCCAACCTCCTTCTGAATCCATCTACATAGACTTCAACAAAGCAGTTAGACAAGGCAGTTATGGGTATGGAACATCATTCCAGTACCATTCCCTGCACTTCTATCTGACTGACGCCATGCAGATTCTCAAACAAAGTCAAACAACATGTTGGACCACCTACCTTAGAACCAATGTAACTTTTGATCAGGATGTTGTCAACAAAGAAATGCGCTTTGGTTATTTTGCCTCAAGTTCTTTACATAAGACTTTATACGATTTTGGAGACACATCCTGCTTTGAGATCAACACATGTTTTGGTGTTAACTTGACATATTACTCTGCATATGCAAACGAGGGGGAAGTTTTGATTCCTCCCTATGAGGTATTCAAAGTGACCAACATCCAGACAAAGTCAGCAGTCAGTAACCTGTGGTGTAAAGTCGTGTACACTCTAAAGAGCACTGGGAAATGGAAGAGTGACCTGAATTGTAAAGCAATAGATACAGGCTACTGCTACATGAAGCTACTAACTGTGTTCATTGTCACAATAGTGTTCATATATTTACAACagtaa
- the LOC135534115 gene encoding T-cell ecto-ADP-ribosyltransferase 1-like isoform X2 — protein MLILCLHFGLVKQNKMFPLDMAPDSVDDKYDGCRDEAFKRVDDDYLPHEKNTTTNFRRAWDMAEKHASIPTDGLQKVHSVSMYLYTNNKPQPPSESIYIDFNKAVRQGSYGYGTSFQYHSLHFYLTDAMQILKQSQTTCWTTYLRTNVTFDQDVVNKEMRFGYFASSSLHKTLYDFGDTSCFEINTCFGVNLTYYSAYANEGEVLIPPYEVFKVTNIQTKSAVSNLWCKVVYTLKSTGKWKSDLNCKAIDTGYCYMKLLTVFIVTIVFIYLQQ, from the exons ATGTTGATTCTCTGTCTTCACTTTGGACTGGTGAAACAG AACAAGATGTTCCCACTGGACATGGCACCTGATTCAGTTGATGACAAATACGATGGCTGCAGAGACGAAGCCTTCAAGAGGGTGGATGACGACTACCTCCCACATGAGAAAAACACCACCACTAACTTCAGAAGAGCCTGGGACATGGCAGAGAAACATGCATCCATTCCAACAGATGGTCTGCAGAAAGTGCATTCCGTCTCTATGTATTTGTACACAAATAACAAACCCCAACCTCCTTCTGAATCCATCTACATAGACTTCAACAAAGCAGTTAGACAAGGCAGTTATGGGTATGGAACATCATTCCAGTACCATTCCCTGCACTTCTATCTGACTGACGCCATGCAGATTCTCAAACAAAGTCAAACAACATGTTGGACCACCTACCTTAGAACCAATGTAACTTTTGATCAGGATGTTGTCAACAAAGAAATGCGCTTTGGTTATTTTGCCTCAAGTTCTTTACATAAGACTTTATACGATTTTGGAGACACATCCTGCTTTGAGATCAACACATGTTTTGGTGTTAACTTGACATATTACTCTGCATATGCAAACGAGGGGGAAGTTTTGATTCCTCCCTATGAGGTATTCAAAGTGACCAACATCCAGACAAAGTCAGCAGTCAGTAACCTGTGGTGTAAAGTCGTGTACACTCTAAAGAGCACTGGGAAATGGAAGAGTGACCTGAATTGTAAAGCAATAGATACAGGCTACTGCTACATGAAGCTACTAACTGTGTTCATTGTCACAATAGTGTTCATATATTTACAACagtaa